The genomic region TACTCGTCCGACGGACCCGTGCGCCTTCGCTTGGTTTCGCCCTGGCGACGCTTCGATTCCAGCCGCCTTTCCTTGGACCCGCGGGACGGTTTCGTCTTCTTCCGGGGCGGCGGGGGCGGTTCGAGCGCTTGGGCGATCAGCCGGCCGAGCCGGTCGCGCGCATCCTGCCGGTTGCGTTCCCGTGTCCGGAAACGGTGCGCCTCGATGACGAGGAATCCTTCGGCCGTCATTCTTTTCCCCGCGAGCCGGATCAGCCGGGCGCGGGCGTCGTCTCCGAGCAAACGGGTGGCGACGGCGTTGAAACGGAGCCGAACCGCCGTCGCCACCTTGTTGACGTTCTGCCCGCCGGGACCCGGTGAGCGGATGAACTCTTCCTGGAGCTCGCTTTCGGGAACCGCGAATGCGGGGACGTCGGGCATCAGTCCGGCCGACGCGCTTGCCTTACTTCACGATCGACAGGAGCTCGACCTCGAAGTTGAGAACCGAGTTCGGGGGGATGGCCGGGGGGGCGCCCATGGCGCCGTAGGCGGTGTCCGGGGGGCAGACGAGCTTCGCCTTGCCGCCAACCTTCATCTTCTGCAGCCCCTCGGTCCAGCAGGGGATGACCCCGCCGAGCGGGAACTCGGCCGGAGTGCCGCGCTGGACCGACGAGTCGAACACCTTTCCGTTCAGAAGTTTTCCGGTGTAATGGACCTTGACCGTGTCGGAGGCCTTCGGCGAGGGGCCGCTGCCGTTTTTCACC from Candidatus Deferrimicrobiaceae bacterium harbors:
- the arfB gene encoding alternative ribosome rescue aminoacyl-tRNA hydrolase ArfB, with the translated sequence MPDVPAFAVPESELQEEFIRSPGPGGQNVNKVATAVRLRFNAVATRLLGDDARARLIRLAGKRMTAEGFLVIEAHRFRTRERNRQDARDRLGRLIAQALEPPPPPRKKTKPSRGSKERRLESKRRQGETKRRRTGPSDE
- a CDS encoding FKBP-type peptidyl-prolyl cis-trans isomerase: MKKPLFALFLCLAVAASAHAADKKADPVAQAKKAKGAITTASGAVVIPVKNGSGPSPKASDTVKVHYTGKLLNGKVFDSSVQRGTPAEFPLGGVIPCWTEGLQKMKVGGKAKLVCPPDTAYGAMGAPPAIPPNSVLNFEVELLSIVK